A genomic segment from Neodiprion lecontei isolate iyNeoLeco1 chromosome 1, iyNeoLeco1.1, whole genome shotgun sequence encodes:
- the LOC107216672 gene encoding transcription factor AP-1, with protein MVRNSVQMEQTFYEESAIYAAANRADSGMGQLKRSLTLDLNGQRATQAKRPRLGPLPPALNNAAPVLSSPDLNMLKLGSPELEKLIIAQQNGLVTTMPTPTTQILFPKTVTEEQELYARGFVDALNELHHSDSSQEPGSIHGATYTNLEPPGSVQSTESLSQSLMMIKDEPQTVPSVSSSPPMSPIDMESQERIKLERKRQRNRVAASKCRRRKLERISRLEDKVKILKGENSELSAVVNRLKEHVCRLKEQVMDHVHSGCHIMPVSQF; from the coding sequence ATGGTGCGTAACTCGGTGCAGATGGAGCAAACGTTTTACGAGGAGAGTGCGATATACGCGGCGGCTAATCGCGCGGACAGCGGAATGGGCCAGCTTAAACGGAGCCTGACTTTAGACCTGAACGGTCAGCGCGCGACGCAGGCGAAAAGGCCCAGACTCGGGCCCCTGCCACCTGCGCTGAACAACGCGGCGCCGGTGCTGAGCTCGCCGGACCTAAACATGCTGAAGCTGGGCTCGCCGGAGCTGGAGAAGCTGATAATAGCGCAACAGAACGGGCTCGTGACGACGATGCCGACGCCGACGACGCAGATACTGTTCCCGAAGACGGTTACGGAGGAACAGGAGCTCTACGCGAGGGGATTCGTCGACGCCCTGAACGAGCTCCACCACTCGGACAGCTCCCAGGAACCCGGCAGCATCCACGGGGCGACTTACACGAACCTCGAGCCGCCGGGTAGCGTCCAGAGCACGGAGTCGCTGAGCCAGAGTCTGATGATGATCAAGGACGAGCCGCAGACGGTGCCGTCGGTGTCGAGCTCGCCGCCGATGTCTCCGATCGACATGGAGAGCCAGGAGCGAATAAAGCTCGAGCGAAAGCGGCAACGGAACCGCGTGGCCGCCTCCAAGTGCCGAAGGCGCAAGCTCGAGCGGATATCGAGGCTCGAGGACAAGGTGAAGATACTCAAGGGCGAGAACAGCGAGCTGAGCGCAGTCGTAAACCGGCTCAAGGAGCACGTATGCCGCCTCAAGGAGCAGGTCATGGACCACGTGCACTCGGGCTGCCACATAATGCCCGTAAGCCAGTTCTGA